A window of the Tessaracoccus sp. MC1865 genome harbors these coding sequences:
- a CDS encoding RNA polymerase sigma factor, whose protein sequence is MDSDDVAMLSRDVAAGSREAFAAMYDRWAPLIHGFVRRKVAPPDADAEDVTQQVFASAWSSRSALVPGETALPAWLLVIARRRVADHWESRARHNRRVDEARRYSSTEDTTEQPADDRLLVTAVLDAMGDPKRKVLQLAFYDGLTHAEIADRLQMPVGTVKSHIRRGLLIVKDAWKESQS, encoded by the coding sequence GTGGACTCCGATGACGTTGCGATGCTCAGCCGGGATGTCGCCGCGGGCTCACGAGAGGCCTTCGCGGCGATGTACGACCGGTGGGCGCCGCTGATCCACGGCTTCGTCCGGCGGAAGGTGGCACCCCCGGATGCAGATGCCGAAGACGTCACCCAGCAGGTCTTCGCCTCCGCCTGGTCGAGCAGGTCAGCGCTGGTTCCCGGTGAGACGGCATTGCCCGCCTGGTTGCTGGTGATCGCCCGACGGCGGGTGGCGGACCATTGGGAATCCCGCGCCCGCCACAACCGCCGGGTGGACGAGGCCCGCCGCTACAGCAGCACGGAGGACACCACAGAGCAGCCCGCCGACGACCGCCTCCTCGTCACCGCAGTACTGGACGCCATGGGCGATCCGAAGCGGAAAGTGTTGCAGTTGGCCTTCTACGATGGCCTGACGCACGCGGAGATCGCCGACAGGTTGCAGATGCCCGTCGGCACCGTGAAGAGCCACATCCGACGGGGCTTGTTGATCGTGAAGGACGCCTGGAAGGAGAGCCAATCGTGA
- the mscL gene encoding large conductance mechanosensitive channel protein MscL, which yields MKGFKEFLMRGNLIELAIAFVIGAAFATVVESFTAMFMDVLGLLGGTPDFSNFKPGGVSVGAFLTALLAFVIIAAVVYFGVVLPYTKAKERFDRSSAEAPTLTKSEELLEEIRDAIRARTL from the coding sequence ATGAAGGGCTTCAAAGAATTCCTGATGCGTGGCAACCTCATCGAGTTGGCCATCGCCTTTGTCATCGGCGCCGCGTTCGCCACCGTCGTCGAGTCGTTCACCGCGATGTTCATGGACGTGCTGGGCCTCCTGGGCGGCACGCCCGATTTCTCGAACTTCAAGCCGGGCGGCGTGTCCGTCGGCGCCTTCCTGACCGCCCTGCTGGCGTTCGTCATCATCGCCGCGGTGGTCTACTTCGGCGTGGTGCTGCCCTACACGAAGGCCAAGGAGCGCTTCGACCGCTCGTCCGCAGAGGCGCCCACCCTCACCAAGTCCGAGGAACTGCTGGAGGAGATCCGCGACGCCATCCGCGCCCGCACCCTCTGA
- a CDS encoding SAF domain-containing protein, with protein MKRLLDLIAQRVSWHRRAVGAVLAAAAVLMLGNSLAPAEGPTEPAVVISADLPAGHVLTASDVSLAHLPSHSVPDGALTEADALVGRSTAVSLGGGTVLQPGMLAASHNTEPGRALVPIVLRDDNLRSLLNPGDRISLIATGYDEVEILTTDARVAVLATPPSGGSPLATATAASGPMILVDVPTSEAPMVAALGQDGGLRIVLGGAPG; from the coding sequence ATGAAGCGCCTCCTCGATCTCATCGCCCAACGGGTGTCCTGGCACCGCCGCGCGGTGGGCGCAGTACTCGCCGCGGCGGCCGTCCTGATGTTGGGCAATTCCCTCGCGCCTGCGGAGGGGCCCACTGAGCCCGCCGTCGTGATCTCGGCGGACCTGCCGGCGGGCCACGTGCTGACGGCCTCGGACGTGAGCCTCGCCCATCTGCCATCGCATTCCGTGCCCGACGGCGCCCTCACTGAGGCCGACGCCCTGGTGGGCCGCAGCACCGCAGTCTCCCTGGGCGGGGGCACCGTCCTCCAGCCCGGCATGTTGGCCGCCAGCCACAACACCGAGCCTGGTCGGGCCCTGGTCCCCATCGTCCTGCGCGACGACAACCTCCGCTCACTGCTGAACCCCGGTGACCGGATCTCCCTGATCGCCACGGGCTACGACGAGGTGGAGATCCTCACCACCGACGCACGGGTGGCCGTGTTGGCCACCCCGCCCTCCGGAGGCTCACCGTTGGCCACTGCCACAGCCGCTTCCGGGCCGATGATTCTCGTGGACGTACCCACGTCCGAGGCCCCCATGGTGGCCGCGCTGGGGCAGGACGGCGGCCTGCGCATCGTGCTGGGTGGCGCGCCCGGGTGA
- a CDS encoding Ltp family lipoprotein: MTYTSIVIGGTNMTQQHPAGWYTQPDGSSRYWDGTQWADPAAQATQTTAAARRPWYTKKRIIIPVVALIGLIAILPKGGDDTEQAAPLASASATAEATSAAPAEETTAEPLQETTPVAATTEAAAPETTAEAAPETTAAVPVAEEPVVEEPADPGLSVTQGQAVVSAENYISFAPFSRTGLIGQLEYEGFSTADAEFAADAIGADWMEQAALKAESYLEFTAFSESGLVDQLEYEGFSSEEALYGVANVTVDWMEQAALKAKSYLEMGGFSRSGLVDQLLYEGFSQAQAEHGADSVGL, translated from the coding sequence ATGACGTACACATCAATCGTCATTGGGGGAACCAACATGACACAGCAGCATCCAGCCGGCTGGTACACCCAGCCGGACGGCTCGTCCCGGTACTGGGACGGGACGCAGTGGGCAGACCCGGCGGCGCAGGCCACCCAGACCACGGCCGCAGCGCGGCGGCCCTGGTACACGAAGAAGCGCATCATCATCCCGGTGGTCGCGCTCATCGGCCTCATCGCCATCCTGCCCAAGGGCGGCGACGACACCGAGCAGGCCGCGCCCCTGGCCAGCGCCAGCGCCACGGCGGAGGCCACGTCTGCCGCACCGGCGGAGGAGACCACCGCGGAGCCGCTCCAGGAAACCACCCCGGTGGCAGCCACCACGGAGGCAGCAGCACCTGAGACCACAGCGGAAGCCGCCCCGGAGACGACGGCGGCGGTGCCCGTGGCAGAAGAGCCCGTGGTGGAGGAACCGGCGGATCCGGGCCTCAGCGTCACTCAGGGCCAGGCGGTCGTCAGCGCCGAGAACTACATCAGCTTCGCCCCGTTCTCGCGCACCGGGTTGATCGGCCAGCTCGAGTACGAGGGCTTCTCCACTGCGGACGCGGAGTTCGCCGCTGACGCGATCGGCGCGGACTGGATGGAGCAGGCGGCGCTGAAGGCCGAGTCGTACCTCGAGTTCACCGCCTTCTCGGAGTCGGGTCTGGTGGACCAGCTCGAGTACGAGGGCTTCTCGTCCGAGGAGGCCCTCTACGGGGTGGCCAACGTCACCGTCGACTGGATGGAGCAGGCGGCGCTGAAGGCGAAGTCGTACCTGGAGATGGGCGGATTCTCGCGCTCCGGCCTGGTGGACCAGTTGCTCTACGAGGGATTCTCGCAGGCACAGGCCGAGCACGGGGCGGATTCAGTCGGGCTCTGA
- a CDS encoding 5-formyltetrahydrofolate cyclo-ligase yields MPEQLRKDALRQDVSAARRAVPEAGWRRADAELARHVLAAVAELPVGTAAVYVSRPGEPGTRAIIDGLLALGWSVLVPRLTHSPDWAVFPGWDALVPGWGAIPHPPGPGLGAEAIAEADLVLLPCLAVGRDGSRLGTGGGWYDRALSRRRPNVLLVALARSEEVVDSVPVLPHDVSMDGYATELGWVIVDR; encoded by the coding sequence ATGCCCGAACAGCTCCGGAAGGACGCGCTGCGCCAGGACGTGTCGGCCGCCCGGAGGGCTGTCCCGGAGGCGGGCTGGCGCCGCGCGGACGCGGAGCTGGCCCGGCACGTGCTCGCCGCCGTCGCGGAGTTGCCGGTGGGGACGGCGGCTGTCTACGTGTCGCGGCCCGGTGAACCTGGCACACGAGCGATCATCGACGGGCTGCTGGCGCTGGGCTGGAGCGTGCTGGTGCCGCGGCTCACCCACTCACCCGACTGGGCGGTCTTCCCCGGCTGGGACGCGCTGGTTCCCGGCTGGGGAGCCATCCCGCACCCGCCAGGCCCGGGGCTGGGCGCGGAGGCCATCGCTGAGGCTGACCTCGTGCTCCTCCCCTGCCTCGCCGTCGGGCGCGACGGATCGCGGCTCGGGACGGGCGGGGGCTGGTACGACCGGGCGCTGAGCCGACGACGCCCGAACGTCCTGCTGGTGGCGCTCGCGAGGTCCGAGGAGGTCGTCGACAGCGTGCCAGTGCTCCCCCACGACGTGTCCATGGATGGCTACGCCACTGAGCTCGGTTGGGTCATCGTTGACCGCTGA
- a CDS encoding UTP--glucose-1-phosphate uridylyltransferase — protein MSEAGLQAARQKMMDAGVPTPAIEVFTRFYHLLESGETGVIREDTIEPLLDPPMLADVDITDAEARDAIGKTVIIKLNGGLGTSMGLDKAKTLLPVRDGLNFLDLIVRQVLAARERYDARLPLLLMNSFRTDDDTLMHLSRYPELPVEELPLSFVQNQEPKLRAEDLTPVSWPADPSLEWCPPGHGDLYPALEGSGVLDALLAAGFRYACVSNGDNLGAAPNATIAGWFAKSGAPYAAELCRRTINDKKGGHLAVRKADGQLILRDTAQTAPEEMDFFTDEHRHPFFHTNNLWFDLQVLKNTLVERGSVLGLPLIRNEKTVDPTDSSSTPVIQVESAMGAAIEVFEGATAICVGRDRFLPVKTTNELLLLRSDVYNLTDEGKLIACTDASPEINLDSRYYKTVQKFAERIPSAPSLRKARSFRVEGDYTFGSGVVVTGDVTLADPGDSRTVADGARLDG, from the coding sequence GTGTCCGAAGCCGGCCTGCAGGCAGCACGCCAGAAGATGATGGATGCCGGGGTACCCACTCCGGCCATTGAGGTGTTCACGCGCTTCTACCATCTGCTCGAATCCGGTGAGACCGGTGTCATCCGAGAGGACACGATCGAGCCACTGCTCGACCCGCCGATGCTGGCGGACGTGGACATCACCGACGCCGAGGCCCGCGACGCCATCGGCAAGACGGTCATCATCAAGCTCAACGGTGGCCTCGGCACCTCCATGGGCCTCGACAAGGCCAAGACCCTCCTCCCCGTGCGCGACGGGCTCAACTTCCTGGACCTCATCGTCCGCCAGGTGCTCGCCGCTCGCGAGCGCTACGACGCGCGCCTCCCGCTGCTCCTGATGAACTCGTTCCGCACCGACGACGACACGCTGATGCACCTGAGCCGCTACCCCGAACTCCCCGTCGAGGAACTGCCGCTGAGCTTCGTGCAGAACCAGGAGCCGAAGCTCCGCGCCGAGGACCTCACGCCGGTGTCATGGCCCGCAGACCCGTCGCTCGAATGGTGCCCGCCCGGCCACGGCGACCTGTACCCGGCGCTGGAGGGCTCCGGCGTGCTCGACGCGCTGCTCGCGGCCGGCTTCCGCTACGCCTGCGTCTCCAACGGCGACAACCTGGGCGCGGCCCCGAACGCCACCATCGCCGGCTGGTTCGCCAAGTCCGGCGCCCCCTACGCCGCAGAGCTGTGCCGCCGAACCATCAACGACAAGAAGGGCGGCCACCTCGCCGTCCGCAAGGCCGACGGGCAGCTGATCCTGCGCGACACCGCGCAGACCGCGCCGGAGGAGATGGACTTCTTCACCGACGAGCACCGTCATCCGTTCTTCCACACCAACAACCTCTGGTTCGACCTGCAGGTCCTGAAGAACACCCTCGTCGAGCGCGGATCGGTGCTCGGGCTGCCCCTCATCCGCAACGAGAAGACGGTGGACCCGACGGATTCGTCGTCCACACCGGTCATCCAGGTGGAGTCCGCCATGGGCGCCGCGATCGAGGTGTTCGAGGGCGCCACCGCCATCTGCGTCGGCCGCGACCGCTTCCTCCCGGTCAAGACCACCAACGAACTGCTGTTGCTCCGCTCGGACGTCTACAACCTGACCGACGAGGGCAAGCTCATCGCCTGCACGGATGCCTCGCCGGAGATCAACCTGGACTCGCGCTACTACAAGACGGTGCAGAAGTTCGCCGAGCGCATCCCGTCGGCGCCGTCGCTGCGCAAAGCGAGGTCGTTCCGGGTGGAGGGCGACTACACCTTCGGCTCCGGCGTCGTCGTCACGGGCGACGTCACCCTGGCGGATCCGGGCGACAGCCGCACGGTCGCGGACGGTGCCCGGCTTGACGGCTGA
- a CDS encoding DUF2249 domain-containing protein: protein MQDISLSPKSSCGCGGHDQALPELDARTIPHAIRHAAIHGVVDSLQPGTAFVLVAPHDPIPLIAQIQQRHGQDVAVSYVQQGPDAWKLKLARS, encoded by the coding sequence ATGCAAGATATCTCGCTCAGCCCCAAGTCCAGCTGCGGTTGCGGCGGCCACGACCAAGCCCTCCCGGAGCTCGACGCCCGCACCATCCCGCACGCCATCCGCCACGCCGCCATCCACGGCGTCGTCGACTCGTTGCAGCCCGGCACCGCTTTCGTGCTCGTCGCACCGCACGATCCGATCCCGCTCATCGCCCAGATCCAGCAGCGTCACGGGCAGGACGTCGCCGTCAGCTACGTGCAGCAGGGCCCCGACGCCTGGAAGCTCAAGCTCGCGCGCTCCTGA
- a CDS encoding multicopper oxidase domain-containing protein — MRGRRSLRDFTLLVWLVGAVVIALVHRWVPESTWLMVHLVGLGAITHSVMVWSAHFTAALLKTRPDDKARKVADVRLGLLAVGALAVFVGVPTTQWWLVLIGAVAVSTAVLWHAWTLIRDLKRALPGRFRISIRYYVVAALCVPVGAGFGAALAWGLGDRWHANLLVAHTMTMILGWVGLTLVGTLVTFWPTVLRTRMDDRAERLARQTLPILLGGLAVIIAGSLTGLRPVAAVGIAGYAVGLLWFGRCLVAPTRKRPPREFASASILAACVWACVALVATAVHVWRADDIALATDYPLLAGIWVVGFLLQLVTGALSYLLPSVLGGGPRVVRAGAAYFDRWATARLVVINGGLLLFLMPLPSWVKVTVSSAVLVALALFIPLMVLGIRASVKEKRAAMAGLEPSLPAERPNALTGSGLVAGVAALAVVVSLGFGMDPGAAGIVTPGTTTQAVAPTGETVRVAVTAHDMRFEPASIQVDPGDRVIIELTNLDDTNVHDLMVGDVRSPRLAAGERAELDLGVVGQSIEGWCTVVGHRQMGMTFDVVVGDTAPEPASTSGGGHAVHQPAAGNPEAELGHIVDPVAPELTDETVRRYEFRVTEEPLEVAPGLWQRRWTFNGQSVGPTLRGTVGDTFEITLINDGTMGHSIDFHAGAVAPDAPMRTIAPGESLVYRFTAERAGAWLYHCSTMPMSAHIAAGMHGAVIIEPEEGWPAVDREYVVVQSEVFADDAATADEATEINPDRVLAEQPDRVVFNGIANQYDQRQFEAKVGEKVRFFVVDAGPNRASSFHIVGGQFDTVYREGGYLLRDGEDAFGNTGGGAQALALQPAEGGFVEITFNEAGHYPVVSHIMVDAERGAHGIVEVTD; from the coding sequence ATGAGGGGGCGCCGGTCGCTGCGCGACTTCACCCTGCTGGTCTGGCTGGTCGGCGCCGTCGTCATCGCGCTGGTGCATCGCTGGGTGCCCGAATCCACCTGGCTGATGGTGCACCTCGTCGGGCTCGGCGCCATCACCCACTCGGTCATGGTGTGGAGCGCCCACTTCACCGCAGCCCTGCTCAAGACCCGGCCGGACGACAAAGCCAGGAAGGTCGCCGACGTTCGGTTGGGCCTCCTGGCCGTGGGCGCGCTGGCGGTGTTCGTCGGGGTGCCGACCACGCAGTGGTGGCTGGTGCTCATCGGCGCGGTGGCCGTGTCGACGGCGGTGCTGTGGCACGCCTGGACCCTCATCCGCGACCTGAAGCGCGCGCTTCCCGGGCGCTTCCGCATCAGCATCCGCTACTACGTGGTGGCCGCGCTCTGCGTGCCGGTAGGAGCCGGCTTCGGCGCTGCGCTCGCCTGGGGCCTGGGCGACCGCTGGCACGCCAACCTCCTCGTCGCCCACACCATGACGATGATCCTGGGCTGGGTGGGTTTGACGCTGGTGGGCACCCTCGTCACCTTCTGGCCGACGGTGCTGCGCACCCGGATGGACGACCGCGCGGAGCGCCTCGCCCGTCAGACGCTGCCCATCCTGCTGGGCGGTCTGGCTGTGATCATCGCCGGCTCGCTGACGGGGCTGCGGCCCGTCGCCGCCGTCGGCATCGCGGGATACGCCGTGGGGCTCCTGTGGTTCGGTCGCTGCCTCGTGGCCCCCACCAGGAAGCGGCCCCCGCGCGAGTTCGCCTCCGCGTCGATCCTGGCTGCCTGCGTCTGGGCGTGCGTCGCGCTGGTCGCCACGGCCGTGCACGTCTGGCGCGCCGACGACATCGCGCTCGCCACGGACTACCCGCTGCTCGCCGGCATCTGGGTGGTGGGCTTCCTCCTGCAACTGGTCACCGGTGCGCTGAGCTACCTCCTGCCGTCGGTGCTCGGCGGCGGCCCGCGCGTGGTGCGGGCGGGCGCTGCCTACTTCGACCGCTGGGCCACCGCCCGGCTGGTCGTCATCAACGGCGGCCTGCTGCTGTTCCTGATGCCGCTGCCCAGCTGGGTGAAGGTGACGGTCTCCAGCGCCGTGCTGGTGGCGTTGGCGCTGTTCATCCCGCTGATGGTGCTGGGCATCCGGGCGTCGGTGAAGGAGAAGAGGGCCGCCATGGCCGGCCTCGAACCCTCGCTGCCCGCAGAGCGGCCCAACGCGCTGACCGGCAGCGGCCTGGTGGCCGGCGTCGCCGCGCTGGCCGTCGTGGTCTCGCTCGGGTTCGGAATGGACCCCGGAGCGGCCGGCATCGTCACCCCGGGCACCACGACGCAGGCGGTGGCGCCCACCGGCGAGACCGTCCGCGTGGCGGTCACCGCGCACGACATGCGCTTCGAACCCGCCAGCATCCAGGTGGACCCGGGCGACCGGGTCATCATCGAGCTCACCAACCTGGACGACACCAACGTGCACGACCTCATGGTGGGCGACGTCCGCAGCCCAAGGCTCGCCGCCGGGGAGAGGGCGGAGCTGGACCTGGGCGTGGTCGGGCAGAGCATCGAAGGTTGGTGCACCGTCGTCGGCCACCGGCAGATGGGGATGACGTTCGACGTCGTCGTCGGCGACACTGCACCCGAGCCGGCCTCCACTTCCGGAGGCGGGCACGCCGTTCACCAACCCGCCGCGGGCAATCCCGAGGCCGAGTTGGGCCACATCGTCGACCCCGTCGCACCAGAGCTGACAGACGAAACCGTCCGCCGCTACGAGTTCCGCGTCACGGAGGAACCCCTCGAGGTGGCCCCCGGGCTGTGGCAGCGCAGGTGGACATTCAACGGGCAGAGCGTCGGCCCCACCCTGCGGGGCACGGTGGGCGACACCTTCGAGATCACCCTCATCAACGACGGCACGATGGGCCACTCGATCGATTTCCACGCCGGCGCGGTCGCGCCCGATGCGCCGATGCGGACCATCGCGCCCGGCGAGAGCCTCGTGTACCGCTTCACGGCGGAGCGGGCGGGAGCCTGGCTCTACCACTGCTCCACCATGCCCATGAGCGCGCACATCGCCGCCGGCATGCACGGCGCCGTGATCATCGAGCCGGAGGAGGGCTGGCCCGCGGTGGACCGTGAGTACGTGGTGGTCCAGTCGGAGGTCTTCGCCGACGACGCCGCCACCGCAGACGAGGCCACCGAGATCAACCCGGACCGCGTGCTCGCCGAGCAGCCGGACCGGGTGGTGTTCAACGGCATCGCCAACCAGTACGACCAGCGGCAGTTCGAGGCGAAGGTGGGGGAGAAGGTGCGCTTCTTCGTGGTCGACGCCGGGCCCAACCGGGCGTCGAGCTTCCACATCGTGGGCGGCCAGTTCGACACCGTCTACCGCGAGGGTGGCTACCTGCTGCGCGACGGCGAGGACGCCTTCGGCAACACCGGAGGCGGGGCCCAGGCGTTGGCGCTCCAGCCGGCCGAGGGCGGTTTCGTGGAGATCACCTTCAACGAGGCGGGGCACTACCCGGTGGTCAGCCACATCATGGTCGACGCGGAGCGCGGCGCCCACGGCATCGTCGAGGTCACGGACTGA
- a CDS encoding DUF4397 domain-containing protein — MRARIFAAALPLALACAVAPNMAAADEHEATVHILHGVPGLTVDVYANGNSLLTNFAPGTLTDAVQLPAGSYDLKVTAAGAGADGEAAIEANDVTVPGGANITVVAHLDADGKPILTPFVNDVSATAAGEGRLTVRHTAAAPAVDVRANGTVAFSNLANPDEMKADLAAGTVSADVVLTGTDTVAIGPADVNIAEGANTIVYAWGSAADANLGLAVQVIDGLHSAPGGVPGGTGGQAAAADAANSAALLAVAALLAAGTGVVLVRRRALVN, encoded by the coding sequence ATGCGAGCACGAATCTTCGCCGCGGCGCTGCCGCTGGCACTGGCCTGCGCGGTTGCCCCGAACATGGCAGCCGCAGACGAGCACGAAGCAACCGTCCACATCCTCCACGGCGTGCCCGGCCTCACGGTGGACGTCTACGCCAACGGCAACTCCCTCCTGACCAACTTCGCGCCCGGCACCCTCACCGACGCCGTGCAGTTGCCGGCCGGTTCCTACGACCTCAAGGTCACCGCCGCCGGTGCCGGTGCCGACGGGGAGGCCGCCATCGAGGCCAACGACGTCACCGTTCCCGGGGGCGCCAACATCACCGTCGTAGCCCACCTCGACGCCGACGGCAAGCCCATCCTCACGCCCTTCGTCAACGACGTCTCCGCCACCGCCGCCGGAGAAGGACGCCTCACCGTCCGCCACACCGCAGCGGCACCTGCCGTCGACGTGCGCGCCAACGGCACCGTGGCCTTCAGCAACCTCGCCAACCCTGACGAGATGAAGGCCGACCTCGCGGCCGGCACCGTGTCTGCCGACGTGGTGCTCACCGGCACCGACACCGTGGCGATCGGCCCGGCGGATGTGAACATCGCTGAGGGCGCCAACACCATCGTCTACGCCTGGGGCAGTGCGGCCGACGCCAACCTGGGGCTCGCCGTCCAGGTGATCGACGGTCTCCACAGCGCCCCCGGCGGCGTTCCCGGCGGCACCGGTGGACAGGCCGCCGCTGCGGACGCCGCCAACTCCGCCGCCCTCCTCGCCGTGGCAGCACTCCTGGCGGCGGGCACCGGTGTGGTGCTGGTGCGCAGGCGCGCCCTGGTCAACTGA
- a CDS encoding class F sortase, which translates to MSPDRRRPAFGVAAVIALTAITACGGPVAQEAPPSTAPALATSSPAPAPTPAVSREAPNTSPPQSPAPPTSAPTPASTPADQVGTSSAGLAAATTRPSPTRMMIPSLKIDMPLSPQGVDDIGLMALPPDPAEAGWYRFGPAPGDAQGATVIAAHVDSKELGIGPLADLRRLAPGEVIVVLDAAGVEHAYRVESVDSVPRAELDLAQLFARTGAHHLNLVTCGGPYLRDRGGYQNNVIARAVPVS; encoded by the coding sequence ATGAGCCCTGACCGACGGCGCCCCGCCTTCGGAGTCGCAGCGGTGATCGCCCTCACGGCGATCACCGCCTGCGGCGGGCCGGTCGCCCAGGAGGCACCGCCCTCCACCGCGCCGGCCCTCGCGACCTCGTCCCCGGCCCCGGCCCCGACCCCAGCCGTTTCACGGGAAGCGCCCAACACGTCTCCCCCGCAGTCCCCCGCCCCGCCGACCTCAGCCCCCACGCCTGCCTCCACGCCGGCTGATCAGGTCGGCACAAGTTCGGCAGGACTCGCGGCTGCCACCACCCGGCCGTCACCCACCCGGATGATGATCCCCTCCCTGAAGATCGACATGCCGCTCTCACCTCAGGGCGTCGACGACATCGGCCTGATGGCCCTGCCGCCCGATCCCGCAGAGGCCGGCTGGTACCGCTTCGGTCCGGCCCCCGGCGACGCTCAGGGCGCCACCGTGATCGCGGCCCACGTCGACTCGAAGGAACTGGGCATCGGACCACTGGCGGACCTTCGCAGGCTGGCCCCCGGTGAGGTCATCGTCGTGCTCGACGCAGCAGGCGTTGAGCATGCCTACCGCGTGGAGTCGGTTGACTCCGTGCCGCGCGCCGAACTCGACCTTGCGCAACTGTTCGCCCGCACCGGGGCGCACCACCTCAACCTGGTCACGTGCGGAGGCCCCTATCTCCGTGACCGTGGCGGGTACCAGAACAACGTGATCGCCCGCGCCGTTCCCGTTTCTTGA
- a CDS encoding anti-sigma factor, whose product MTTHLENDQLLSLALAEDATRDQYAAHLASCPRCTSAVADLRLGAQLVRDAQGSPSLAATPPPRLRARVLEASDAPASAGTTTSGLRSRSWPWVLAAAACLLVGVGLGTLLELPSRDAAPVTVASAELAPLADDATPAAARLVDGGDGLVLVVEAPVFDAKKADYFEVWLINEDLQRMVSVGILEPDGEQRFPVTQRLLDEGYTIVDISRELFDDAPTHSGDSLVRGELTD is encoded by the coding sequence GTGACGACCCACCTCGAGAACGACCAGTTGCTCTCCCTGGCGCTAGCCGAGGATGCAACAAGGGATCAGTACGCGGCCCACCTTGCGTCGTGCCCCCGCTGCACCTCGGCCGTGGCGGATCTCCGTCTGGGCGCGCAGCTGGTCAGGGACGCGCAGGGTTCGCCCAGCTTGGCAGCGACACCGCCCCCACGGCTGCGGGCGCGCGTCCTCGAGGCCTCCGACGCACCGGCTTCCGCCGGCACCACCACGTCCGGCCTGCGTTCCCGGTCATGGCCCTGGGTACTGGCGGCTGCCGCCTGCCTCCTGGTCGGCGTCGGCCTCGGCACACTGCTCGAGCTCCCGTCACGGGACGCGGCCCCGGTGACCGTGGCCTCCGCAGAACTCGCCCCCCTCGCCGACGACGCCACGCCTGCCGCCGCCCGCCTGGTCGACGGCGGCGACGGTCTGGTCCTTGTGGTGGAGGCACCGGTGTTCGACGCGAAGAAAGCCGACTACTTCGAGGTCTGGCTGATCAACGAAGACCTCCAGCGCATGGTGTCGGTGGGCATCCTGGAGCCCGACGGAGAGCAGCGCTTCCCTGTGACGCAGCGACTGTTGGACGAGGGCTACACCATCGTCGACATCTCCCGCGAGCTGTTCGACGACGCCCCCACGCACTCCGGCGACTCCCTGGTGCGCGGCGAACTGACCGACTGA
- a CDS encoding FmdB family zinc ribbon protein, with protein sequence MPTYQYRCTNCGTDLEVVQKFTDDALSVCPECEGSLRKVFSAVGVVFKGSGFYKTDNRSSSKPAAKAAEPAKTEAKPAAKVEAKSA encoded by the coding sequence ATGCCCACCTATCAGTACCGCTGCACCAACTGTGGCACCGACCTCGAGGTCGTGCAGAAGTTCACCGACGACGCGCTCTCCGTATGCCCCGAGTGCGAAGGCAGCCTGCGCAAGGTGTTCAGCGCCGTCGGCGTCGTGTTCAAGGGCTCCGGCTTCTACAAGACGGACAACCGCAGCTCCTCGAAGCCTGCAGCCAAGGCGGCGGAGCCCGCGAAGACCGAGGCCAAGCCGGCCGCCAAGGTCGAGGCCAAGTCCGCCTGA